A single Filimonas effusa DNA region contains:
- the ctlX gene encoding citrulline utilization hydrolase CtlX, producing MPTSHILMIRPVQFTYNAQTAVNNAFQKKGEESGTQELALAEFDAFVTLLRHNGVRVSVVNDTPLPHTPDSIFPNNWISFHNGTICLYPMYALNRRLERKATVMEAIQQWYHTSKTVDLSKYEQEHLFLEGTGSMVLDRENKKAYACLSPRTNEALLQQFCETLGYQPVVFHATDLTGHEIYHTNVMMCVADKYVVICADTITNPEERERVLETIRRSGKDIVTISMDQMQHFAGNMLQIKNEDNEKLLIMSTQAWQSLSPLQKKQLEDYNRVLHTPLDVIETNGGGSARCMLAEVY from the coding sequence ATGCCCACTTCACATATCCTGATGATCAGGCCTGTGCAGTTCACTTATAATGCCCAGACGGCCGTGAACAATGCCTTCCAGAAAAAAGGAGAAGAGTCCGGCACCCAGGAACTGGCACTGGCGGAATTCGATGCTTTTGTGACACTGCTCCGCCACAACGGCGTTCGCGTATCGGTAGTGAACGATACCCCTTTACCGCACACACCCGATTCCATCTTCCCCAACAACTGGATCTCTTTCCATAACGGAACCATTTGCCTGTATCCCATGTATGCCCTGAACAGGCGCCTCGAACGCAAGGCAACAGTAATGGAAGCAATACAGCAATGGTACCATACCAGCAAAACTGTTGACCTCTCAAAATACGAGCAGGAACATCTTTTCCTGGAAGGAACCGGCAGCATGGTGCTCGACCGCGAAAACAAAAAAGCATATGCCTGCCTGTCGCCGCGCACCAACGAAGCGCTGTTACAGCAATTCTGCGAGACGCTCGGCTATCAGCCCGTGGTATTCCACGCTACCGACCTTACCGGTCACGAGATCTATCATACCAATGTAATGATGTGCGTGGCAGATAAATATGTGGTCATTTGCGCCGACACCATCACCAACCCCGAAGAAAGGGAAAGGGTGCTGGAAACCATACGCCGCTCCGGGAAAGACATTGTAACCATCAGCATGGATCAAATGCAGCACTTTGCCGGCAATATGCTGCAGATCAAAAACGAAGACAACGAAAAACTGCTGATCATGTCTACCCAGGCATGGCAAAGCCTAAGCCCCCTTCAAAAGAAACAACTGGAAGATTATAACCGGGTATTGCACACCCCGCTCGATGTAATTGAAACCAACGGCGGCGGCAGCGCCCGCTGTATGCTGGCAGAAGTATATTGA
- a CDS encoding arginine deiminase family protein has translation MSADQSSYFIDSELGTLRKLLIHSPDGGIGKIIPSTFQDNLYDDIVHLKSMQKEYNHYVKLLLYFLDPEKITYINSFSSDDEKQANCFIPGKKEYFNSDKVLEAQNLLEEIVGDERVKLRLIAAVCSYEESSFAIQQKLEAIQDAGLLAKILITGILPATESGNEEDQYIFPPIPNFIFTRDIGIMIKDHLLLSRMATSARKRESLITKFLALYYFFHEQPGKIIEIIEESDFFLYEEQERRQRIITIEGGDIMMVHQRHIIVGCSERTSSNAVNEIIHTLFSREELGIEKISVVKIPKKRAQMHIDTIFTQVRRNVWVMYGRYSERIMEAENNIKQSYLNVLAHKTDLHKEPEPEILQFYKKASDPYQRNKDYSVPTNPTGIESLLIQISVEDFGVAPQDVRIIYSGGNDFPHDDREQWTDSCNVVALKEGVVIGYDRNDKTSEAFRKAGFDVITTREAFDRFEKGISPHSLENTLILLPSAELSRARGGSHCMSMPLLRDKLS, from the coding sequence ATGTCTGCAGATCAGTCGTCCTATTTTATAGATTCAGAATTAGGTACGCTTCGTAAATTATTGATCCATAGCCCCGATGGCGGCATCGGGAAAATCATACCCAGCACTTTCCAGGATAACCTTTACGACGACATCGTTCACCTGAAAAGTATGCAGAAAGAGTACAATCATTATGTGAAGCTACTCTTGTATTTCCTTGATCCTGAGAAAATTACATACATAAATTCATTTTCCTCCGACGATGAAAAGCAGGCCAACTGCTTCATCCCCGGCAAAAAGGAATACTTCAACTCCGATAAAGTGCTCGAAGCACAGAACCTGCTCGAAGAAATTGTCGGAGATGAGCGCGTAAAGCTTAGGCTGATAGCAGCAGTTTGTTCCTACGAAGAGTCAAGCTTTGCCATTCAACAGAAACTGGAAGCCATACAGGACGCTGGCTTACTGGCAAAGATCCTGATCACGGGCATCCTGCCGGCAACAGAAAGCGGAAATGAAGAAGATCAATACATCTTCCCTCCTATCCCCAACTTCATCTTCACCCGGGATATAGGCATCATGATCAAAGATCATCTTCTCTTGAGCCGCATGGCCACCTCCGCACGCAAACGCGAATCATTGATCACCAAGTTCCTCGCCTTATATTACTTCTTCCACGAACAACCCGGAAAGATCATAGAGATCATTGAAGAAAGTGACTTCTTCCTCTATGAAGAACAGGAACGCCGCCAGCGTATCATCACCATCGAAGGCGGTGACATCATGATGGTGCACCAGCGCCATATCATTGTAGGCTGCAGCGAACGTACTTCCTCCAATGCCGTGAATGAGATCATCCACACCCTCTTCAGCCGCGAAGAACTGGGCATAGAAAAGATCTCCGTAGTGAAGATCCCGAAGAAGCGTGCGCAAATGCATATCGATACAATTTTTACCCAGGTGCGAAGAAACGTATGGGTAATGTATGGCCGCTATTCGGAAAGGATCATGGAGGCGGAAAACAACATCAAACAGTCGTACCTCAACGTGCTCGCGCATAAAACAGACTTGCATAAAGAGCCCGAACCGGAGATCCTTCAGTTCTATAAAAAAGCTTCAGACCCCTACCAGCGCAACAAAGACTATAGCGTTCCCACAAACCCAACGGGTATAGAATCACTGCTGATACAGATAAGCGTGGAAGATTTTGGTGTGGCGCCGCAGGACGTACGGATCATCTACAGCGGCGGCAACGATTTTCCGCACGACGACAGGGAACAATGGACCGACTCCTGTAACGTGGTAGCGCTCAAAGAAGGGGTCGTGATAGGCTACGACCGTAACGATAAAACATCTGAAGCCTTCCGCAAGGCCGGCTTCGATGTCATCACTACCCGCGAGGCATTCGACCGCTTCGAAAAAGGCATTTCACCCCATAGCCTGGAAAACACGCTGATCCTATTGCCATCAGCAGAACTCTCCAGGGCCAGGGGCGGCTCCCATTGTATGAGCATGCCACTGCTCCGCGATAAATTAAGCTAA
- a CDS encoding GtrA family protein, with product MKKVHHLLKRSILQLIDSFYPWFRRLMPLETFRYAACGGGNTLLNLAIYVFSLHFIFDKQVFHVPFLPLAFEPHIAAYLLAFFVTFPSGFYLSMFVVFPESALRRRIQLFRYLLVVLACMVLNYGFLKLFVDYLGWYPTPSMVLTVAMVVSFSYLSQRHFSFQKKKEGFGKATTTEVD from the coding sequence ATGAAAAAGGTGCATCATTTACTGAAACGGTCTATTTTACAGTTGATAGATTCTTTTTATCCCTGGTTCCGGCGGCTGATGCCATTGGAGACGTTCCGGTATGCTGCCTGCGGGGGAGGCAATACTTTGCTGAACCTGGCCATTTACGTATTCTCGCTGCATTTTATCTTTGACAAGCAGGTGTTTCATGTCCCTTTTCTGCCATTGGCCTTTGAGCCGCATATTGCAGCTTACCTGCTGGCTTTTTTTGTCACTTTTCCTTCGGGTTTTTACCTGAGCATGTTCGTGGTATTTCCAGAATCGGCATTAAGGCGGCGTATTCAATTATTCCGCTACCTGCTGGTGGTGCTGGCCTGTATGGTGCTGAACTACGGCTTTCTGAAATTATTTGTGGATTATTTAGGCTGGTATCCTACTCCTTCGATGGTGCTTACCGTTGCGATGGTAGTTTCTTTCAGTTATCTCAGCCAGCGTCATTTCTCGTTCCAGAAAAAGAAAGAGGGCTTTGGGAAGGCTACCACTACCGAGGTGGATTAA
- the dnaK gene encoding molecular chaperone DnaK encodes MGKIIGIDLGTTNSCVAVMEGNEPVVIANDEGRRTTPSVVAFLKNGERKVGDPAKRQAITNPQNTIMSVKRFMGRRYDEVTEEISHWSYKVAKGDNNTVRVDIDGRLYTPQEISAMVLQKMKKTAEDYLGQEVTEAVITVPAYFNDAQRQATKEAGEIAGLNVRRIVNEPTAAALAYGLDKAGKEQKIAVFDLGGGTFDISILDLGDGVFEVKSTNGDTHLGGDDFDKVIMDWLADEFKKEENVDLRKDPMALQRLKEAAEKAKVELSSSSETEINLPYVTAIDGVPKHLVKKLSRAKFEQLADNLFERCLRPCEAALKDAGYSTSQIDEVILVGGSSRIPKVQEIVEKFFGKKPNRSVNPDEVVAIGAGIQGAVLTGEVKDVLLLDVTPLSLGIETMGGVMTTMIPSNTTIPTKKSEVYSTASDNQPGVQIHILQGERPMASQNKSLGVFNLDGIPPAPRGVPQIEVVFDIDANGILHVSAKDKGTGKEQKIRIEAGSGLSKEEIEKMKAEAKANEATDKEARDKVEKLNQADSMIFQTEKQLKEFGDKVPADKKAPIEAALGKLKEAHKTQDLAQIEPALNELNAAWTAASEEIYKAQQEGGGAQPGAEANAGNAGAGAGDTVTDAEFEEVK; translated from the coding sequence ATGGGAAAGATTATTGGAATTGACCTGGGTACCACAAACAGTTGCGTTGCCGTAATGGAAGGTAACGAGCCTGTGGTAATAGCCAACGATGAAGGTCGCCGTACCACCCCATCGGTGGTAGCGTTCCTGAAAAATGGCGAGCGTAAAGTAGGTGATCCTGCAAAGCGCCAGGCTATTACCAACCCGCAGAACACAATTATGAGTGTGAAGCGTTTTATGGGTCGTCGTTACGACGAGGTGACAGAAGAAATCAGCCATTGGAGCTATAAAGTGGCAAAAGGTGACAATAATACGGTTCGTGTTGATATAGATGGCAGGTTGTATACTCCACAGGAGATCTCTGCCATGGTGCTTCAGAAAATGAAGAAAACTGCTGAAGACTACCTGGGTCAGGAAGTAACTGAAGCGGTCATTACTGTACCCGCTTATTTTAATGATGCGCAGCGTCAGGCTACGAAGGAAGCGGGTGAAATTGCGGGTCTGAATGTTCGTCGTATTGTGAACGAGCCTACTGCAGCTGCCCTGGCCTATGGTTTGGATAAAGCGGGTAAAGAACAAAAGATCGCCGTATTCGACTTAGGTGGCGGTACATTCGATATTTCGATCCTAGACCTGGGTGACGGTGTATTTGAAGTAAAATCTACCAATGGTGATACTCACCTGGGTGGTGACGACTTCGATAAAGTGATCATGGACTGGCTGGCTGACGAGTTCAAAAAAGAAGAAAACGTAGACCTGCGTAAAGATCCTATGGCTTTACAGCGTTTGAAAGAAGCTGCTGAGAAGGCTAAGGTGGAGTTGTCTTCTTCTTCAGAAACAGAGATCAACCTGCCTTATGTAACTGCTATCGACGGCGTTCCGAAGCACCTGGTTAAGAAATTAAGCCGTGCCAAATTCGAGCAACTGGCCGATAACCTGTTCGAAAGGTGTTTACGTCCTTGTGAAGCTGCGTTGAAAGATGCGGGTTACAGCACTTCCCAGATCGATGAAGTGATCCTGGTGGGTGGTTCCAGCCGTATTCCTAAAGTACAGGAAATTGTAGAGAAGTTCTTTGGTAAGAAACCCAACAGGAGTGTAAACCCTGATGAGGTGGTAGCTATCGGAGCTGGTATACAAGGTGCGGTATTGACTGGTGAAGTAAAAGACGTGTTGCTGCTTGACGTTACTCCGTTAAGCCTGGGTATTGAAACAATGGGTGGTGTTATGACTACCATGATCCCCAGCAACACGACTATTCCTACCAAGAAATCGGAAGTATATTCTACTGCCAGCGACAACCAGCCTGGTGTACAGATCCATATCTTACAGGGCGAAAGGCCAATGGCCAGCCAGAACAAGAGCCTGGGTGTATTCAACCTGGATGGTATTCCACCGGCTCCACGTGGTGTTCCTCAGATTGAAGTGGTGTTCGACATCGATGCCAACGGTATCTTACATGTGAGCGCTAAAGATAAAGGAACTGGTAAAGAGCAGAAGATCCGTATTGAAGCTGGTAGCGGCTTAAGCAAGGAAGAGATTGAAAAAATGAAAGCTGAAGCGAAAGCCAACGAGGCTACCGATAAGGAAGCCCGTGACAAGGTTGAAAAACTGAACCAGGCTGACAGCATGATCTTCCAGACTGAAAAGCAACTGAAAGAGTTTGGTGATAAGGTTCCTGCTGATAAAAAGGCGCCTATTGAAGCTGCTTTAGGCAAGCTGAAGGAAGCGCACAAAACACAGGATCTGGCGCAGATAGAGCCTGCTTTGAACGAGCTGAATGCGGCATGGACTGCAGCCAGCGAAGAAATTTACAAAGCACAGCAAGAAGGCGGCGGGGCACAACCTGGCGCTGAAGCGAATGCGGGTAATGCAGGTGCCGGTGCAGGTGATACTGTAACCGATGCTGAGTTTGAAGAAGTGAAATAA
- the argS gene encoding arginine--tRNA ligase, giving the protein MSVVAVIKEATAKVIEQLYQQETNPESILINATKPEFTGDYTIVLFGFIKQLKQSPEALGNAIGNELVKQYPGHFHSFNIIKGFLNLQLTDSYWLQFLHEQHTNIGFGVASPNNRKVMVEYSSPNTNKPLHLGHLRNNFLGWSIASILNAAGSEVVKTCIVNDRGIHICKSMIAWQLTANGATPESTNKKGDHFVGDYYVKFNDIYKAEVEALLAKGLAKEEAEKEAPIMKAAQQMLVDWEAGKPEVIALWQRMNNWVYQGFDATYKQIGSDFDKTYYESETYLLGKDLVESGLQKGVFFKKEDGSVWIDLTADGLDQKLVQRKDGTAVYMTQDIGLAVRKYEEYKCDESIYVVGDEQNYHFKVLKLIAQKLGLPAANGIYHLSYGMVELPTGKMKSREGTVVDADDLVAEMISTAAKETEQLGKVQNFSDDEKAKLNETIALSALKFFLLRVDPRKKMIFNPEESIDSHGFTGPFIQYTYARIKSILRKEQITGTGQWDLNNKDSHTMLPLEKELATQLEQFPSVIQEAAAEHDPSKIAIFVFNVSKTFSSLYAAHSIGNAETEEKKTLRLQLAQLTSIVIKRSMKLLGIEVPEQM; this is encoded by the coding sequence ATGAGCGTTGTTGCAGTAATAAAAGAGGCTACGGCCAAAGTAATTGAACAGTTATATCAACAGGAAACCAACCCGGAATCTATCCTGATCAATGCCACAAAACCGGAATTTACAGGCGACTACACCATTGTATTATTCGGATTTATCAAACAACTCAAACAATCCCCCGAAGCCCTCGGTAACGCAATCGGTAATGAACTGGTGAAACAATACCCCGGCCATTTCCATAGCTTTAATATTATCAAAGGCTTCCTCAACCTCCAACTCACCGATAGCTACTGGCTGCAGTTCCTCCACGAACAACACACCAATATAGGCTTTGGCGTTGCCTCTCCCAATAACCGCAAGGTAATGGTCGAGTACTCCTCTCCCAATACCAACAAACCCCTCCACCTCGGACACCTCCGTAACAATTTCCTGGGATGGAGTATCGCATCTATCCTCAACGCCGCAGGCAGCGAGGTCGTTAAAACATGTATCGTCAACGACCGCGGTATCCATATCTGCAAAAGCATGATCGCATGGCAGCTCACCGCCAACGGCGCTACCCCCGAAAGCACCAACAAAAAAGGAGACCACTTTGTAGGCGACTACTACGTTAAGTTTAACGATATCTATAAAGCAGAAGTAGAAGCGCTGCTAGCAAAAGGACTTGCAAAAGAAGAAGCAGAGAAAGAAGCGCCCATTATGAAGGCAGCACAGCAAATGCTGGTCGACTGGGAAGCAGGCAAACCTGAGGTCATCGCACTCTGGCAGCGCATGAACAACTGGGTTTACCAGGGCTTCGACGCTACCTATAAACAAATAGGCTCCGACTTCGATAAAACCTACTACGAAAGTGAAACCTACCTGCTCGGTAAAGACCTCGTGGAGTCAGGCCTCCAAAAAGGCGTTTTCTTTAAAAAAGAAGACGGCAGCGTATGGATCGACCTCACCGCCGATGGCCTCGATCAAAAACTCGTACAGCGTAAAGACGGCACCGCCGTGTATATGACCCAGGACATTGGCCTCGCCGTAAGAAAATATGAAGAGTACAAATGCGATGAAAGCATCTATGTGGTAGGCGATGAACAAAACTATCATTTTAAAGTACTGAAGCTGATAGCGCAAAAACTCGGATTACCTGCCGCCAACGGTATCTACCACCTCAGCTATGGCATGGTGGAATTACCTACCGGTAAAATGAAAAGCCGCGAAGGAACCGTAGTAGATGCCGACGACCTGGTAGCTGAAATGATCAGCACTGCCGCTAAAGAAACCGAACAGCTGGGTAAAGTGCAAAACTTCAGCGACGACGAAAAAGCAAAGCTGAACGAAACAATAGCCCTGAGCGCATTGAAGTTCTTCCTACTGCGGGTCGATCCACGTAAGAAAATGATCTTCAACCCCGAAGAAAGTATCGACTCCCATGGCTTCACCGGCCCCTTCATCCAATATACTTATGCACGTATCAAAAGCATCCTGAGAAAAGAACAGATCACAGGCACCGGTCAATGGGATTTAAATAATAAAGACAGCCACACAATGCTGCCACTGGAAAAAGAACTGGCGACACAGCTCGAACAATTCCCTTCTGTGATCCAGGAAGCAGCTGCAGAACACGATCCGTCCAAGATCGCGATCTTTGTTTTCAATGTATCCAAAACCTTTAGTTCCTTATACGCAGCCCATTCCATTGGTAATGCGGAAACAGAAGAAAAGAAAACATTACGCCTTCAGCTGGCCCAGCTTACCTCTATTGTTATTAAACGCAGCATGAAGCTGCTGGGAATAGAAGTACCGGAACAAATGTAG
- a CDS encoding chloride channel protein — translation MIRFFHKYIRKGITYIKEKLTERQFLLFACIIVGAAASLAAVALKLLVFHLEETFFSHTAPGNVMWYQVLMPIAGIGLSAFFIHRFFKKDFLKGNDKIVYAIAKDNANLPVSQVYSHIVTSSITVGLGGSAGLESPMVATGAAIGSNFGKLSYLPYREKTVLLACGIAAGIASAFSAPIAGVLFALEVLMIDITITTFIPLIISAATGALLARIILGDNILLSFNNLHAFNYNNTLFYVVIGVFCGLTALYYTRVYTWLEHRFAHMRGAMQRWLWGSLLLAVLIFCFPPLFGEGYHIIKLLADNNRLHSNSFLLNHFNSNWALLLFLVGVILFKVFATAFTVQGGGNGGSFAPALFIGGVLGFVIARLFVLMGYEDVPTANFVVAGMAGMLSGVFFAPLTAIFLSAEITGGYSLIIPLMLVAAISFFVVKSFEPLSMEMKKLSLSSRLNPSDRDKFMLSRLELAHIIDRSYLQFNLNTSLPEIAKQISRDQKDVYAVINENKKLAGVIYLNDIKSLMIDDLNRNLHTRAADVMIKPRFLSINDDVETALYAFEQSNTHTLAVVTEEGEWAGFITKSAILDRYRQEILNVSYN, via the coding sequence ATGATCCGTTTTTTCCATAAGTACATCCGCAAAGGAATTACCTATATTAAAGAGAAGCTAACAGAACGGCAGTTCCTGCTTTTTGCCTGTATTATTGTCGGCGCCGCAGCCAGCCTGGCCGCAGTAGCGCTCAAACTCCTGGTCTTTCATTTGGAAGAAACCTTCTTCTCCCATACAGCCCCAGGTAACGTAATGTGGTACCAGGTATTGATGCCCATCGCCGGCATTGGATTAAGTGCCTTCTTTATCCATCGCTTCTTCAAAAAGGATTTTCTCAAAGGCAACGATAAGATCGTTTACGCCATAGCCAAAGACAACGCCAACCTCCCCGTTAGCCAGGTTTATTCCCATATTGTGACCAGCAGTATCACCGTGGGACTCGGAGGCTCTGCCGGCCTGGAATCACCCATGGTAGCCACCGGCGCCGCCATAGGATCCAATTTTGGTAAACTTTCTTACCTGCCATACCGCGAAAAGACCGTCCTGCTGGCCTGTGGCATCGCTGCAGGTATCGCATCGGCATTCAGTGCCCCTATTGCAGGTGTCTTATTTGCCCTCGAGGTGCTGATGATCGATATTACCATCACTACCTTCATCCCCCTCATCATCTCCGCCGCAACCGGCGCACTGCTGGCACGCATCATCCTGGGAGACAACATCTTGCTCTCTTTCAACAACTTACATGCATTCAACTACAACAATACTTTATTCTATGTGGTCATTGGTGTCTTCTGCGGGTTAACCGCGTTGTACTATACACGGGTTTATACCTGGCTGGAACACAGGTTTGCACATATGCGGGGCGCCATGCAACGCTGGCTATGGGGCTCATTGCTGCTGGCAGTGCTTATCTTCTGCTTTCCACCCCTGTTTGGCGAAGGCTACCATATCATAAAACTCCTTGCCGATAACAATCGCCTGCACAGCAACTCCTTCCTGTTAAATCATTTCAATTCCAACTGGGCGTTATTGTTATTCCTGGTAGGTGTTATCCTTTTCAAGGTCTTTGCAACCGCCTTTACAGTACAAGGCGGCGGCAATGGCGGCAGCTTCGCCCCCGCCCTCTTTATAGGTGGCGTACTGGGTTTTGTCATCGCCCGTCTGTTCGTCCTCATGGGATACGAAGACGTGCCAACCGCTAATTTCGTGGTAGCAGGTATGGCAGGTATGCTCAGTGGTGTATTTTTCGCCCCGCTTACAGCCATCTTCCTTAGCGCCGAAATAACCGGCGGCTATTCCTTGATTATCCCGTTGATGCTCGTTGCTGCCATCAGTTTCTTTGTGGTGAAATCATTTGAACCCCTGTCTATGGAAATGAAAAAACTCTCCCTTAGCAGCCGCCTCAATCCAAGCGATCGCGATAAATTCATGTTAAGCCGCCTCGAATTGGCACATATCATCGACAGGTCGTACCTCCAATTTAACTTGAACACCAGCCTTCCCGAAATCGCGAAACAGATTAGCCGCGATCAGAAAGATGTATACGCAGTCATCAATGAAAATAAAAAATTAGCTGGCGTCATCTATCTAAATGATATCAAATCACTTATGATCGACGACCTCAATAGAAACCTGCATACAAGAGCAGCAGACGTCATGATCAAACCCCGGTTTCTCAGCATCAACGATGATGTAGAAACAGCCTTATATGCTTTTGAACAAAGTAATACCCATACACTCGCAGTAGTAACGGAAGAAGGCGAATGGGCAGGCTTTATTACCAAATCAGCCATCCTCGACCGCTACCGCCAGGAGATCCTGAATGTGAGCTATAACTAA
- a CDS encoding PQQ-dependent sugar dehydrogenase, producing the protein MKYTLMSFLAVSTLIACQSQPRDKNKTNTPADTVTTKTEEVKLPEPYATPSKNAFCKVIGWPADKKPVAPSGFTVNIFAKDLNNPRWIYQANNGDIFVSQASTDAGAIKKVGAQLTGKAKSQNLGNSANNVLLFRDTTGDNIPDISEVFLSDLEQPFGMLVLGNFFYVANTNALLRYPYDPEKHKITGKPKKILDLPKGGYNNHWTRNLLANGNGSKIYISVGSGSNVAEHGMENEIRRANILEINPDGTGERIFAAGLRNPVGMGWAPGTSTLWTAVNERDELGDELVPDYLTSVQEGGFYGWPYSYFGANKDPRMNNERQDLVAKAIVPDVPLGAHTASLGLAFYDKDAFPSKYHNGAFIGQHGSWNRSSLVGYKIVYVPFKSGKPSGKPEDFLTGFIANAAENEVYGRPVGVTILQNGTMLVADDASNTIWSVTAGK; encoded by the coding sequence ATGAAATATACCCTTATGTCATTTCTGGCAGTCAGTACTTTAATAGCCTGCCAATCTCAACCCAGGGATAAGAACAAAACCAATACCCCCGCCGATACCGTTACAACCAAAACCGAAGAAGTGAAACTTCCGGAACCATATGCCACCCCGTCTAAAAATGCATTTTGTAAGGTAATAGGATGGCCTGCCGATAAAAAACCCGTAGCGCCCTCAGGTTTTACCGTTAATATATTCGCAAAAGACCTCAATAACCCACGCTGGATCTACCAGGCCAACAACGGCGATATCTTCGTTTCCCAGGCCAGCACCGACGCCGGCGCCATCAAAAAAGTAGGAGCCCAATTAACAGGTAAAGCCAAATCACAGAACCTCGGCAACAGCGCCAACAACGTACTGCTCTTCCGCGATACCACCGGCGATAATATCCCCGATATCAGCGAAGTGTTCCTCAGCGACCTCGAACAGCCCTTCGGCATGCTTGTTTTGGGCAATTTCTTCTACGTGGCCAACACCAATGCCCTGCTCAGATATCCCTACGATCCTGAAAAACATAAAATAACAGGCAAACCCAAAAAGATCCTCGACCTCCCCAAAGGCGGTTATAATAATCACTGGACACGCAACCTGCTCGCCAATGGCAACGGCTCCAAGATCTATATCTCCGTAGGCTCCGGCTCCAATGTAGCGGAACATGGAATGGAAAATGAAATAAGAAGGGCTAATATCCTGGAAATCAACCCCGATGGAACCGGCGAACGCATCTTTGCCGCCGGCCTGCGCAACCCGGTTGGCATGGGCTGGGCCCCCGGCACTTCTACCTTATGGACAGCCGTAAACGAACGCGATGAACTGGGCGACGAACTGGTGCCCGACTACCTCACCTCCGTTCAGGAAGGCGGCTTCTACGGATGGCCCTACTCCTACTTTGGCGCCAACAAAGACCCCAGGATGAATAACGAAAGACAAGACCTTGTTGCAAAAGCAATAGTCCCCGATGTGCCCCTGGGCGCACACACCGCCTCCCTGGGCCTCGCCTTTTATGATAAAGACGCCTTCCCCTCCAAATACCATAATGGCGCCTTCATAGGTCAGCATGGCTCCTGGAACCGCAGCTCCCTGGTAGGTTATAAAATAGTATATGTTCCATTTAAAAGCGGCAAACCCAGCGGCAAGCCCGAAGATTTCCTGACAGGTTTTATTGCCAATGCGGCAGAAAATGAAGTGTACGGCCGCCCCGTAGGCGTCACCATCCTACAAAACGGCACCATGCTGGTCGCCGATGACGCCTCCAACACAATATGGAGCGTAACCGCCGGCAAATAG
- a CDS encoding CHAD domain-containing protein: MPSPLQKYFAQRVKNLFNHLHDFDVSAEEGALHDLRVELKKLRAVIKFLQQVYSKQKLKKPAHLLRTIFQQAGEIREYQLLQQWLRKYHLKVLEERYFPAERLHEMNADFRKQAPAFKNDLKEIIELSGRFVAHTNGILAEQYFADLHAQLQEKTSADLPSREWHDLRKLIKQWMYALNWVVPEEVGAKESVLAYFNKLQEQIGQWHDLEMVKEAFSQKQIYLSQDMEVQKDFALAWEKLTHSLKYRERQVVEMLAAQQVVS; this comes from the coding sequence ATGCCATCGCCGCTTCAGAAATATTTTGCCCAAAGGGTTAAGAATTTATTTAACCACTTGCATGACTTTGATGTTAGCGCGGAAGAAGGGGCGTTACATGATCTGCGGGTAGAGCTGAAAAAGCTGAGGGCGGTGATCAAATTTCTACAGCAGGTATACTCCAAACAAAAACTGAAAAAGCCTGCGCACCTGTTACGTACTATCTTTCAGCAGGCCGGTGAAATAAGGGAATACCAGTTGTTGCAGCAATGGCTGCGGAAATATCATCTGAAGGTATTGGAGGAAAGATATTTCCCTGCTGAAAGGCTGCATGAAATGAACGCCGATTTTCGTAAGCAGGCCCCGGCGTTTAAAAATGATCTTAAGGAGATCATCGAGCTTAGCGGCCGTTTTGTAGCACATACCAACGGCATTTTGGCTGAACAGTATTTTGCCGACTTACATGCCCAGCTACAGGAGAAGACTTCTGCCGACCTGCCTTCCAGGGAGTGGCATGATCTGCGTAAACTTATCAAACAATGGATGTACGCGCTTAATTGGGTGGTGCCGGAGGAAGTGGGTGCGAAAGAATCGGTATTGGCCTATTTCAATAAACTCCAGGAACAGATCGGGCAATGGCATGACCTGGAAATGGTGAAAGAAGCTTTCTCTCAAAAACAGATCTATTTGTCGCAGGATATGGAGGTGCAGAAAGACTTTGCATTGGCCTGGGAAAAACTCACACACTCATTAAAGTACCGGGAAAGGCAGGTAGTTGAAATGCTGGCTGCACAGCAGGTGGTATCATAA